A section of the Chryseobacterium ginsenosidimutans genome encodes:
- a CDS encoding TonB-dependent receptor plug domain-containing protein → MEHNNDIDKKFNEASKDLEEPATFPGFDKVWAKVEEKLDKKEEKKRKSIPVWLPYGIAASLLIGSGIFYFNKKENVEITKPVVAQNNVIPQKNTVTAVPEHIQKVDSMVKANIQNEILPQSPMNIAYQTVPNVYASPLSSPVDEMIASPSSHEDAAPALEGRIMDTLKRQNIEEVIAMGIKKEKSSMVNPLASSTRKKMYDLNAVADTAEATYPSTVLDLKEQVKEPEILAYNKGYIKTNKPIAANSGLGNRIGEKSDVNLIRGFVPGVNINSVSGTPGSGKVDISISLRGSLKQDNSPLVVIDGLTSDLETLRKLDPKKIDAISVLKGEKATSIFSGEKAQNGVLVVVTKYISKKEKRRLKKLLKNDLPKK, encoded by the coding sequence ATGGAACATAATAATGATATCGATAAAAAATTCAATGAGGCTTCTAAAGATTTGGAAGAACCTGCGACTTTTCCTGGGTTTGACAAAGTTTGGGCTAAAGTTGAAGAGAAATTAGATAAAAAAGAAGAGAAAAAAAGAAAAAGTATACCAGTTTGGCTTCCTTACGGAATTGCTGCCAGTTTATTGATAGGTTCAGGAATCTTTTATTTTAATAAAAAAGAAAACGTAGAAATTACAAAGCCTGTAGTTGCTCAAAATAATGTAATTCCTCAAAAAAATACTGTAACTGCCGTTCCCGAACATATTCAAAAGGTTGACAGTATGGTGAAAGCAAATATTCAAAATGAAATTTTGCCACAATCTCCAATGAACATTGCTTATCAAACAGTGCCAAATGTTTATGCATCTCCATTATCTTCTCCTGTTGATGAAATGATAGCTTCACCTTCTTCTCATGAAGATGCGGCGCCTGCATTAGAAGGCAGAATTATGGATACTTTGAAAAGGCAGAATATTGAAGAAGTAATTGCAATGGGCATCAAAAAAGAAAAATCTTCTATGGTGAATCCTCTGGCTTCATCTACCAGAAAGAAAATGTATGACTTAAATGCTGTTGCAGATACTGCGGAAGCTACCTATCCAAGTACTGTTTTAGATCTTAAAGAACAGGTAAAGGAACCGGAAATTCTGGCTTATAATAAAGGATATATAAAAACAAATAAACCGATAGCTGCCAATTCAGGATTAGGAAATCGTATTGGAGAAAAGTCTGATGTCAATTTAATTAGAGGTTTTGTACCGGGTGTAAATATTAACTCGGTTTCCGGAACACCAGGTTCGGGGAAAGTGGATATTTCGATTAGTCTTCGAGGTTCTTTGAAACAGGATAACAGTCCTTTGGTTGTTATCGACGGACTAACTTCTGATCTGGAAACTTTAAGGAAATTAGATCCAAAGAAAATTGATGCAATTAGTGTTTTAAAGGGTGAAAAAGCAACTTCTATCTTTTCAGGTGAAAAGGCTCAAAATGGAGTTTTGGTGGTTGTTACAAAATATATTTCTAAAAAAGAAAAACGAAGACTAAAAAAACTTCTCAAAAATGATCTGCCCAAAAAATAA
- a CDS encoding RNA polymerase sigma factor: MERELLMECQRNDRNAQRKVYEKMAGKLYSVCKRYLKNDEDIEEVLADSFYKIFTKMSQLQNPEIFEAWARKIAVNECLQKLRKTKELHISLEEEHVIYDSTMEHISFEKDILNLLNFLPEGCRAIFNLFAIEGYPHKEIAVMLSISEGTSKSQLNFARKKLQELLINQNI; encoded by the coding sequence ATGGAACGAGAGTTACTCATGGAATGTCAGCGGAACGACCGCAATGCGCAGCGGAAAGTCTACGAAAAGATGGCGGGAAAGCTGTATTCGGTCTGCAAACGCTATCTTAAAAATGATGAAGATATCGAAGAGGTTCTTGCGGATAGCTTCTATAAAATTTTCACCAAAATGAGCCAGCTCCAGAATCCTGAAATTTTTGAAGCGTGGGCTAGAAAAATTGCTGTCAATGAATGTTTGCAAAAATTGAGAAAGACTAAAGAACTGCATATTTCTTTAGAAGAAGAACATGTAATTTATGATTCTACAATGGAACATATTTCGTTTGAAAAAGATATTTTAAACCTGCTAAACTTTCTACCCGAAGGTTGCAGAGCTATTTTTAATCTTTTTGCTATTGAGGGCTATCCTCACAAAGAAATCGCCGTGATGCTTTCTATCAGTGAAGGTACATCAAAGTCTCAGCTCAATTTTGCCAGAAAAAAATTACAGGAACTTCTGATCAATCAAAACATTTAA